A genomic window from Pseudocitrobacter corydidari includes:
- a CDS encoding YacC family pilotin-like protein, with product MKTFFRTMLLGCLLATSSHSYALSESEAEDMADLTAVFVFLKNDCGYQNLPNGQIRRALVFFAQQNQWDLSNYDTFDMKSLGEDSYRDLSGIGIPTAKKCKSLARDSLSLLAYVK from the coding sequence ATGAAGACGTTTTTCCGTACAATGCTGCTTGGATGTCTGTTAGCCACGTCCAGCCACAGCTATGCATTAAGCGAGTCTGAAGCAGAAGACATGGCCGATCTCACTGCGGTGTTTGTGTTCCTGAAAAACGACTGTGGTTACCAAAATCTACCGAATGGCCAGATTCGTCGTGCCCTCGTTTTCTTTGCCCAGCAAAATCAGTGGGATCTCAGCAACTACGATACCTTCGACATGAAATCGCTTGGCGAAGACAGCTATCGCGATCTCAGCGGTATTGGCATCCCGACGGCGAAAAAATGCAAATCGCTGGCTCGCGACTCCCTGAGCCTGCTCGCCTACGTGAAGTAA
- the yacL gene encoding protein YacL, translated as MDYEFLRDVTGGVKVRMSMGHEVVGHWFNEEVKENLALLDEVEEAASAVKGSERSWQRAGHEYTLWLDGEEVMIRANQLEFTGDEMEEGMNYYDEESLSLCGVEDFLQVVAAYRDFLKQR; from the coding sequence ATGGATTACGAATTTCTGCGCGATGTTACCGGAGGGGTAAAGGTGCGTATGTCGATGGGCCACGAAGTGGTCGGTCACTGGTTTAATGAAGAAGTAAAAGAGAATCTGGCGCTGTTGGATGAAGTCGAAGAGGCGGCGAGCGCAGTCAAAGGCAGTGAGCGCTCCTGGCAGCGGGCAGGCCACGAATACACGCTGTGGCTGGATGGCGAAGAGGTGATGATCCGCGCAAACCAGCTGGAGTTCACCGGCGATGAAATGGAAGAGGGGATGAACTACTACGACGAAGAGAGTTTATCCCTGTGCGGCGTCGAAGATTTTTTACAGGTGGTGGCGGCGTATCGCGATTTTCTGAAGCAGCGGTAA
- the speE gene encoding polyamine aminopropyltransferase codes for MSDNTVWHETLHDQFGQYFAVDNVLYHEKTDHQDLIIFENAAFGRVMALDGVVQTTERDEFIYHEMMTHVPLLAHGQAKHVLIIGGGDGAMLREVSRHKNIETITMVEIDAGVVSFCRQYLPNHNAGAYDDPRFTLVIDDGVNFVTQTAKTFDVIISDCTDPIGPGESLFTSAFYEGCKRCLNPGGVFVAQNGVCFLQQDEALDSHRKLSHYFADVSFYQAAIPTYYGGIMTFAWATDNPALRHLSTEIIQARFHTAKLACRYYNPAIHTASFALPQYLHDALSAQ; via the coding sequence ATGTCCGATAACACCGTGTGGCATGAAACGCTGCATGACCAGTTTGGTCAGTACTTTGCCGTGGATAACGTGCTTTATCATGAGAAAACCGATCACCAGGATTTGATCATTTTCGAGAACGCCGCCTTTGGCCGCGTAATGGCGCTGGACGGCGTGGTGCAAACCACCGAGCGCGATGAGTTTATCTATCACGAAATGATGACCCACGTTCCGCTGCTGGCCCACGGCCAGGCGAAGCATGTACTGATTATCGGCGGCGGCGATGGCGCGATGCTGCGTGAAGTCAGCCGTCATAAGAATATTGAAACCATCACCATGGTGGAAATCGACGCAGGCGTAGTCTCCTTCTGTCGCCAGTATCTCCCCAATCACAATGCCGGTGCCTATGACGACCCGCGCTTTACGCTGGTGATTGATGATGGCGTGAATTTCGTCACTCAAACGGCGAAAACCTTCGACGTGATTATCTCCGACTGCACTGACCCGATTGGCCCCGGCGAAAGCCTGTTCACCTCGGCGTTCTATGAAGGCTGCAAACGCTGCCTGAACCCCGGCGGTGTCTTTGTGGCACAAAACGGCGTTTGCTTCCTCCAGCAGGATGAAGCCCTCGACAGCCATCGCAAACTGAGCCACTACTTTGCGGATGTCAGTTTCTATCAGGCGGCAATTCCTACCTATTACGGCGGCATTATGACCTTCGCCTGGGCGACCGATAACCCTGCACTGCGTCATTTATCGACTGAGATTATCCAGGCGCGCTTCCACACCGCGAAGCTTGCGTGTCGCTACTACAACCCGGCTATTCACACCGCATCGTTCGCGCTGCCGCAATATCTACATGACGCACTGTCCGCACAGTGA
- the acnB gene encoding bifunctional aconitate hydratase 2/2-methylisocitrate dehydratase, translating into MLKEYREHVAERAAEGIVAKPLDATQMAALVELLKNPPAGEEEFLLDLLINRVPPGVDEAAYVKAGFLAAVAKGEATSPLITPEKAIELLGTMQGGYNIHPLIDALDDAKLAPIAAKALSHTLLMFDNFYDVEEKAKAGNAYAKQVIQSWADAEWFLSRPPLAEKITVTVFKVTGETNTDDLSPAPDAWSRPDIPLHALAMLKNAREGIEPDQPGVVGPIKQIEALQQKGFPLAYVGDVVGTGSSRKSATNSVLWFMGDDIPHVPNKRGGGLCLGGKIAPIFFNTMEDAGALPIEVDVNDLNMGDVIDVYPFKGEVRNHETGALLASFELKTDVLIDEVRAGGRIPLIIGRGLTTKARESLGLPHSDVFRQAKDVAESDRGYSLAQKMVGRACGVKGIRPGAYCEPKMTSVGSQDTTGPMTRDELKDLACLGFSADLVMQSFCHTAAYPKPVDVTTHHTLPDFIMNRGGVSLRPGDGVIHSWLNRMLLPDTVGTGGDSHTRFPIGISFPAGSGLVAFAAATGVMPLDMPESVLVRFKGKMQPGITLRDLVHAIPLYAIKQGLLTVEKKGKKNIFSGRILEIEGLPDLKVEQAFELTDASAERSAAGCTIKLNKEPIIEYLNSNIVLLKWMIAEGYGDRRTLERRVQGMEKWLANPELLEGDADAEYAAVIDIDLADIKEPILCAPNDPDDARLLSDVQGEKIDEVFIGSCMTNIGHFRAAGKLLDAHKGQLPTRLWVAPPTRMDAAQLTEEGYYSVFGKSGARIEIPGCSLCMGNQARVADGATVVSTSTRNFPNRLGTGANVFLASAELAAVAALIGKLPTPDEYQTYVAQVDKTAVDTYRYLNFDQLSQYTEKADGVIFQTAV; encoded by the coding sequence GTGCTAAAAGAATACCGTGAGCACGTAGCTGAGCGTGCAGCCGAAGGGATTGTTGCTAAACCCCTGGACGCAACCCAAATGGCCGCGCTGGTTGAGCTGCTGAAGAACCCGCCTGCTGGCGAAGAAGAATTCCTGTTAGACCTGTTGATTAACCGTGTACCGCCGGGCGTTGATGAAGCTGCTTACGTCAAAGCCGGATTCCTTGCTGCTGTCGCCAAAGGCGAAGCGACTTCCCCGCTGATCACTCCTGAAAAAGCTATTGAACTGCTGGGCACCATGCAGGGCGGCTACAACATTCATCCGCTGATCGACGCGCTGGACGATGCGAAACTGGCGCCGATTGCTGCCAAAGCGCTCTCCCACACCCTGCTGATGTTCGATAACTTCTACGATGTAGAAGAGAAAGCGAAAGCGGGCAACGCTTACGCGAAGCAGGTGATTCAGTCCTGGGCTGATGCCGAATGGTTCCTGAGCCGTCCGCCGCTGGCTGAAAAAATTACCGTTACCGTCTTCAAAGTGACCGGTGAAACCAACACCGATGACCTCTCTCCGGCACCGGATGCGTGGTCGCGCCCGGATATCCCGCTGCACGCGCTGGCGATGCTGAAAAACGCCCGTGAAGGGATCGAACCGGATCAACCAGGCGTCGTTGGCCCGATCAAACAAATCGAAGCTCTGCAACAGAAAGGTTTCCCGCTGGCTTACGTGGGCGATGTTGTCGGTACCGGTTCTTCGCGTAAATCCGCGACCAACTCCGTGCTGTGGTTCATGGGTGACGATATCCCGCATGTGCCGAACAAGCGCGGCGGCGGTCTGTGCCTGGGCGGCAAAATTGCACCTATCTTCTTCAACACCATGGAAGATGCGGGCGCACTGCCAATTGAAGTGGACGTAAATGACCTGAACATGGGCGACGTGATTGACGTTTACCCGTTCAAAGGCGAAGTGCGTAACCACGAAACCGGCGCACTGCTGGCAAGCTTTGAACTGAAAACCGACGTGCTGATTGATGAAGTGCGTGCTGGTGGTCGTATCCCGCTGATCATCGGTCGCGGTCTGACTACCAAAGCGCGTGAATCTCTCGGCCTGCCGCATAGCGATGTGTTCCGTCAGGCGAAAGACGTGGCGGAAAGCGACCGTGGCTACTCGCTGGCGCAGAAAATGGTTGGCCGCGCCTGTGGCGTGAAAGGCATTCGTCCGGGCGCATACTGCGAACCGAAGATGACTTCTGTTGGTTCTCAGGACACCACCGGCCCAATGACCCGTGATGAGCTGAAAGACCTGGCGTGCCTGGGCTTCTCGGCTGACCTGGTGATGCAGTCTTTCTGTCACACTGCGGCGTATCCGAAGCCGGTTGACGTCACCACGCACCACACTCTGCCGGACTTCATCATGAACCGTGGCGGCGTGTCGCTGCGTCCGGGCGATGGCGTCATCCACTCCTGGCTGAACCGTATGCTGCTGCCGGACACCGTGGGTACAGGTGGTGACTCCCATACCCGTTTCCCGATTGGTATATCCTTCCCGGCGGGCTCCGGTCTGGTGGCGTTTGCTGCTGCAACTGGCGTCATGCCGCTGGATATGCCGGAATCCGTTCTGGTGCGCTTCAAAGGCAAAATGCAGCCTGGTATTACTCTGCGCGACCTGGTTCACGCCATTCCGCTGTATGCCATCAAACAAGGTCTGCTGACCGTTGAGAAGAAAGGTAAGAAAAACATCTTCTCTGGCCGCATCCTTGAAATTGAAGGTCTGCCGGATCTGAAAGTCGAGCAAGCGTTCGAACTGACCGATGCGTCTGCTGAGCGTTCCGCTGCGGGTTGTACCATCAAGCTGAACAAAGAACCGATTATTGAGTACCTGAACTCCAACATCGTTCTGCTGAAGTGGATGATTGCCGAAGGTTATGGCGATCGTCGTACGCTGGAACGTCGTGTTCAGGGCATGGAAAAATGGCTGGCGAATCCTGAGCTGCTGGAAGGTGATGCAGATGCAGAATACGCGGCGGTGATCGACATCGATCTGGCCGATATCAAAGAGCCGATTCTGTGCGCGCCGAACGATCCGGACGACGCGCGTCTGCTCTCTGACGTGCAGGGCGAGAAGATCGACGAAGTGTTTATCGGCTCCTGCATGACCAACATCGGTCACTTCCGTGCTGCCGGTAAACTGCTGGATGCCCACAAAGGTCAACTGCCAACGCGCCTGTGGGTGGCTCCGCCAACCCGTATGGATGCCGCGCAACTGACGGAAGAGGGCTACTACAGCGTCTTCGGTAAGAGCGGTGCGCGTATCGAGATCCCGGGCTGTTCACTGTGCATGGGTAACCAGGCGCGTGTAGCAGACGGCGCGACGGTGGTTTCCACCTCGACCCGTAACTTCCCGAACCGTCTGGGTACCGGCGCGAACGTCTTCCTGGCTTCTGCGGAACTGGCCGCTGTTGCCGCGCTGATTGGCAAACTGCCGACGCCGGACGAGTATCAGACCTACGTTGCACAGGTGGATAAAACCGCTGTCGACACCTATCGCTATCTGAACTTCGATCAGCTTTCTCAGTACACCGAGAAAGCGGACGGGGTGATTTTCCAGACTGCGGTTTAA
- the speD gene encoding adenosylmethionine decarboxylase codes for MKKLKLHGFNNLTKSLSFCIYDICYAKTAEERDGYIAYIDELYNANRLTEILSETCSIIGANILNIARQDYEPQGASVTILVSEEPVDPKLIDKTEHPGPLPEAVVAHLDKSHICVHTYPESHPESGLCTFRADIEVSTCGVISPLNALNYLIHQLESDIVTIDYRVRGFTRDINGMKHFIDHEINSIQNFMSDDMKSLYDMVDVNVYQENIFHTKMMLKEFDLKHYMFHTKPEDLTDTEREEITAALWKEMREIYYARNIA; via the coding sequence TTGAAAAAACTGAAGCTGCACGGCTTTAACAACCTGACCAAAAGCCTGAGTTTTTGTATTTACGATATCTGCTATGCAAAAACCGCAGAAGAGCGCGATGGCTACATCGCCTATATCGATGAACTCTACAATGCCAATCGTCTGACCGAGATCCTGTCAGAAACCTGTTCCATCATCGGCGCGAACATTCTCAACATCGCCCGTCAGGATTACGAACCGCAGGGCGCGAGCGTCACCATTCTGGTGAGCGAAGAACCCGTCGACCCAAAACTGATTGATAAAACCGAGCACCCCGGCCCGCTGCCCGAAGCCGTGGTGGCGCATCTCGATAAGAGCCACATCTGCGTACACACCTACCCAGAAAGCCACCCGGAAAGCGGGCTGTGTACCTTCCGAGCGGATATCGAAGTCTCGACCTGCGGCGTCATTTCACCGCTGAACGCGCTGAACTACCTCATCCACCAGTTGGAATCCGATATTGTCACCATTGATTATCGCGTGCGCGGTTTCACCCGCGATATCAACGGCATGAAGCACTTTATCGATCATGAGATTAATTCGATTCAGAATTTTATGTCGGATGACATGAAGTCGCTGTATGACATGGTTGACGTGAATGTGTATCAGGAGAACATCTTCCACACCAAGATGATGCTTAAAGAGTTCGACCTGAAACACTACATGTTCCACACAAAACCGGAAGATTTAACCGACACCGAGCGCGAAGAAATTACCGCTGCGCTATGGAAGGAGATGCGCGAGATTTATTACGCGCGCAATATTGCCTGA